In one Prosthecochloris aestuarii DSM 271 genomic region, the following are encoded:
- a CDS encoding YebC/PmpR family DNA-binding transcriptional regulator, with protein sequence MSGHSKWSTIKRKKAATDQKRGNLFTKLVREITIAAKMGGGDPSGNPRLRLALDNARANSMPQENIQRAIKKGTGELDGVVYEEITYEGYGPGGIALIIETATDNRNRTVADIRHIINRSNGSLGENGSVSWMFHRKGCIDVLKSSAGEEELMEILLEAGLEDLNTDDEQFYNVIIDVKDLESAKKALDDKGIAYENARMDMIPDNYVELEAEDAVKAVKLIDALENSDDVQVVYSNIEFSEQAMNSLDS encoded by the coding sequence ATGTCCGGACACAGTAAATGGTCTACGATTAAACGGAAAAAGGCCGCAACAGATCAGAAAAGAGGAAATCTTTTTACCAAGCTCGTTCGTGAAATCACGATTGCTGCAAAAATGGGGGGCGGTGATCCTTCCGGAAATCCGCGTTTGCGTCTTGCGCTTGACAATGCAAGGGCAAATTCCATGCCTCAGGAAAATATTCAGCGGGCTATCAAGAAAGGTACCGGCGAACTTGACGGTGTTGTCTATGAAGAGATCACCTATGAAGGGTATGGGCCTGGCGGCATTGCGCTTATCATTGAGACAGCAACCGACAACCGCAACAGGACGGTTGCCGATATTCGCCATATCATCAATCGCAGCAACGGCTCTCTGGGAGAAAACGGCAGCGTCAGCTGGATGTTTCATCGAAAGGGGTGTATTGATGTCCTCAAGAGCAGCGCCGGTGAGGAGGAACTCATGGAGATTCTGCTGGAGGCAGGGCTCGAAGATCTCAATACCGATGATGAGCAGTTCTATAATGTCATTATTGACGTCAAGGATCTCGAATCAGCCAAGAAAGCGCTTGACGATAAGGGGATTGCCTATGAGAATGCTCGTATGGATATGATTCCCGACAACTACGTTGAGTTGGAAGCAGAGGATGCTGTCAAAGCGGTAAAACTTATTGATGCGCTTGAAAACAGTGATGACGTTCAGGTTGTCTACAGTAATATCGAGTTCAGCGAACAGGCGATGAACAGCCTTGATTCATGA